A single Aminobacterium mobile DSM 12262 DNA region contains:
- the dnaK gene encoding molecular chaperone DnaK encodes MSKVVGIDLGTTNSCIAVKEGDNVTIIPNAEGARTTPSVVAFTKDGERLVGQLAKRQAIVNADHTIMSIKRDMGSEETVKIDGKAYTPQEISAMVLQKLKRDAEDYLGEPVTKAVITVPAYFTDAQRQATKDAGTIAGLEVLRIINEPTAACLAYGDNKQGESKILVFDLGGGTFDVSILDVGEGVYEVLATSGDNRLGGDDWDNRIVEWMVAEFKKTEGIDLNNDRMALQRLREAAEKAKIELTSMPETTISLPFITANETGPKHLEMSLSRAKFEELTRDLMTRVEGPVKRALSDSGLSTNEINKVLLVGGSSRMPMVQKKIQELLGKEPSKGINPDECVAAGAALQGAILSGDHKDIVLVDVTPLSLGIETLGGVFTKIIERNTAIPVSRSQVFSTASDNQNQVEIVVLQGERPMAADNVKLGSFTLDGIPPAPRGIPQIEVTFNIDVNGILNVSAKDKGTGKEQKVTIQSSRLSDDEIEKMKKQAEEHEKDDLQRRDAAEVKNESDGVVYQAEKLMKDHGDKMSAEEKGTINSAVDNLKKAIEGDDTEKMKAAKDALLKEVQEFSARLYSQAESADSTSGQQSENSHSQETGETVDAEFSDHGQA; translated from the coding sequence ATGTCAAAGGTAGTTGGTATAGACCTCGGAACAACAAATAGCTGTATAGCTGTTAAAGAGGGAGATAACGTAACTATTATTCCCAATGCGGAGGGAGCTCGGACGACTCCTTCTGTCGTGGCTTTTACAAAAGATGGAGAGCGTCTTGTAGGACAGCTTGCGAAACGACAAGCCATAGTTAATGCTGACCATACGATTATGTCTATCAAAAGAGATATGGGGTCTGAGGAAACAGTAAAAATTGACGGTAAAGCATATACACCCCAAGAAATATCGGCCATGGTTCTACAGAAACTTAAAAGAGACGCAGAAGATTATTTAGGCGAGCCAGTAACAAAAGCAGTTATTACCGTGCCCGCCTACTTTACCGATGCTCAGCGTCAAGCTACGAAAGATGCAGGAACTATTGCTGGTCTTGAAGTTCTTCGTATTATTAATGAGCCTACTGCAGCGTGTTTAGCCTATGGTGATAATAAACAGGGAGAGAGTAAAATTCTTGTTTTTGACCTTGGCGGGGGAACTTTTGATGTTTCCATTCTTGACGTAGGCGAAGGAGTATACGAAGTTCTCGCTACTTCTGGTGATAACCGCCTTGGCGGTGATGATTGGGATAATCGCATAGTGGAATGGATGGTAGCAGAGTTTAAAAAGACTGAAGGTATTGATCTCAATAATGATCGGATGGCTTTGCAGCGTTTACGTGAAGCGGCAGAGAAGGCGAAGATTGAATTGACATCTATGCCGGAAACCACTATCTCTCTTCCATTCATCACAGCTAATGAAACTGGACCTAAACATTTGGAAATGTCCTTGTCACGGGCTAAGTTTGAAGAGCTGACAAGAGATCTAATGACTCGCGTAGAAGGGCCTGTAAAACGCGCATTAAGTGATTCGGGGCTTTCTACGAACGAAATTAACAAGGTGTTGTTGGTCGGTGGCTCATCCCGTATGCCTATGGTTCAGAAAAAAATTCAGGAGCTTCTGGGGAAAGAGCCTTCTAAGGGGATCAATCCTGATGAATGTGTAGCTGCTGGAGCAGCTCTGCAGGGAGCAATTCTTTCTGGAGATCATAAAGATATTGTTCTAGTGGATGTAACTCCCCTATCTCTTGGAATTGAGACTTTAGGTGGTGTCTTTACAAAAATAATAGAGAGAAATACGGCTATTCCTGTTTCTCGAAGCCAGGTTTTCTCTACTGCCTCTGATAATCAGAACCAGGTGGAAATAGTAGTTTTACAGGGAGAGCGGCCTATGGCCGCAGATAACGTGAAGTTAGGCAGCTTTACGCTTGATGGAATTCCGCCAGCACCTCGCGGTATTCCCCAGATTGAAGTTACGTTTAATATAGACGTTAATGGAATTTTAAATGTTTCCGCTAAAGATAAGGGTACAGGGAAAGAGCAGAAGGTTACGATTCAGTCGTCCAGGCTCTCTGATGATGAGATTGAAAAAATGAAAAAACAGGCTGAAGAGCACGAGAAAGACGATCTTCAGCGTAGAGATGCGGCTGAAGTGAAGAACGAATCCGATGGTGTTGTCTATCAGGCTGAAAAGCTGATGAAAGACCATGGAGATAAAATGTCAGCTGAGGAAAAGGGAACAATCAACTCTGCCGTTGATAATTTAAAGAAAGCTATTGAAGGTGACGATACAGAGAAAATGAAAGCCGCCAAAGATGCTCTCCTCAAAGAAGTTCAGGAATTTTCGGCACGACTTTATAGCCAGGCCGAATCTGCTGATTCAACGAGTGGGCAGCAGAGTGAAAATTCTCATAGCCAAGAAACAGGGGAAACAGTTGACGCTGAATTCAGCGATCATGGTCAGGCGTAA
- the dnaJ gene encoding molecular chaperone DnaJ, with amino-acid sequence MPSPGAQEDFYEILGVPRDASAADIKKAYRRLVRKYHPDANPGNMEAEEKFKKINAAYEVLSDSQKRAQYDQFGTVGDMPPGGGPFEGFGGMGDMFGDIFENIFGGGMGRRRADPRAPRRGADLEMALSISLEDAARGIEPEVEIPRWENCSRCGGSGAEPGTTPETCSRCGGTGQIETRQQTPFGQFVSVTTCPQCGGSGQFIKQKCSQCGGQGRQKVPHRLKVRIPAGVDTGTRLRIHGEGEVGFNGGPPGDLFLVIQVKDHPVFKRDEGDLHRKTVLAFPMAALGGSIEVETLIDGVEKLEIPAGTQPGKVFRLRGKGMPRLRGGRGRGDLFVHVTIDIPTRLTEKQRALIEGLAKEMELDVKDEGLFSKFRNIFGS; translated from the coding sequence GTGCCATCTCCCGGCGCGCAGGAAGATTTTTACGAGATACTTGGCGTTCCCCGGGATGCCTCTGCAGCTGATATAAAAAAGGCCTATCGGCGGCTTGTTCGTAAGTACCATCCCGATGCGAACCCTGGGAATATGGAGGCCGAAGAAAAGTTCAAGAAAATTAATGCGGCCTATGAAGTGTTGAGTGACTCGCAAAAGCGGGCACAGTACGATCAGTTTGGAACAGTAGGAGACATGCCTCCAGGCGGGGGTCCCTTTGAGGGCTTCGGCGGGATGGGCGATATGTTTGGGGATATTTTTGAGAATATCTTTGGTGGGGGAATGGGGCGGCGAAGGGCTGACCCTCGAGCCCCTCGCCGTGGTGCAGATCTTGAAATGGCTCTTTCCATTTCTTTGGAAGATGCAGCTCGCGGCATCGAGCCGGAAGTGGAAATACCTCGATGGGAGAATTGTAGCCGTTGTGGCGGCTCTGGAGCAGAACCTGGAACAACTCCGGAAACATGCTCTCGTTGTGGTGGCACTGGGCAAATAGAGACGCGCCAGCAGACGCCTTTTGGTCAATTTGTATCCGTTACTACGTGTCCTCAGTGCGGTGGATCTGGACAGTTTATCAAACAAAAATGCAGCCAGTGTGGCGGTCAGGGACGGCAGAAAGTTCCCCACCGTCTGAAAGTTCGCATACCAGCTGGCGTAGATACAGGCACAAGGCTGCGTATTCATGGAGAAGGCGAAGTTGGCTTTAATGGAGGTCCTCCAGGGGATCTTTTCCTTGTAATTCAGGTGAAAGACCATCCTGTTTTCAAAAGAGACGAGGGGGATCTCCATCGGAAGACAGTGCTAGCCTTTCCTATGGCTGCTCTTGGGGGCTCAATTGAGGTTGAGACGCTCATTGATGGAGTGGAGAAACTTGAAATTCCAGCAGGGACTCAGCCAGGTAAGGTTTTTAGACTTCGGGGTAAAGGGATGCCCAGGCTTCGAGGTGGACGAGGAAGAGGGGATTTATTTGTTCATGTAACGATCGATATTCCCACTCGTTTAACTGAAAAGCAGCGGGCTCTCATTGAAGGATTAGCGAAAGAGATGGAATTAGATGTTAAGGATGAGGGGCTCTTCTCTAAATTCAGAAACATCTTTGGTTCTTGA
- a CDS encoding 50S ribosomal protein L11 methyltransferase gives MTKGDSFWWYITLEATLELEEVLSSLADLSGGIGSEEHESSGSVRMRIYYRTFQDLGYWLEELNRYLGSWPGVSVVDMGKIENRQWHTEWKEAFPPLPVGERFVVLAPWHRGSEPQDRIPLYIYPGSAFGTGYHESTQIALSLLEKYMRPDFDVADIGTGSGILFIGAVRLGARHVYARDLDPAVLDEVLNNMELNGVYKEDVDLQEGDLLKGFHETVDILMANIVIEPLLTMLPSVPAALKEDGIAIFSGLLLKEKETFIKALKEIGLEIIDDVACNDWWGVAVTKK, from the coding sequence ATGACCAAGGGAGATAGCTTTTGGTGGTACATTACCCTTGAAGCTACATTAGAGCTTGAAGAAGTGCTGTCTTCACTTGCCGATCTTTCTGGAGGTATTGGTTCTGAAGAGCATGAGAGTTCTGGCAGCGTCAGAATGAGGATTTATTACCGCACCTTCCAAGATTTAGGCTATTGGCTTGAAGAGTTGAATAGATACTTAGGTTCATGGCCAGGGGTATCTGTTGTAGATATGGGAAAAATAGAGAACAGACAATGGCATACAGAGTGGAAAGAGGCTTTTCCTCCTCTCCCTGTGGGGGAGCGGTTTGTGGTTTTAGCTCCATGGCATAGAGGAAGCGAACCTCAGGATAGAATCCCTCTCTATATATATCCAGGCTCCGCTTTTGGTACTGGATATCATGAAAGCACGCAAATAGCGTTGTCCCTCCTTGAGAAATATATGCGGCCTGATTTTGATGTAGCAGATATTGGCACAGGGTCTGGCATCCTTTTTATTGGAGCTGTTCGGCTTGGTGCCCGTCATGTCTATGCTCGAGATTTGGATCCGGCGGTGCTGGATGAGGTCTTGAATAATATGGAACTTAACGGCGTCTATAAAGAGGATGTAGACTTGCAGGAGGGGGATCTCCTTAAGGGGTTTCATGAAACAGTGGATATCCTTATGGCTAATATAGTTATTGAGCCTCTTCTCACAATGCTTCCAAGCGTACCTGCCGCATTGAAAGAGGATGGGATAGCTATCTTTTCCGGTTTATTACTGAAGGAAAAGGAAACCTTCATAAAAGCGTTGAAAGAAATAGGTCTTGAGATTATTGACGACGTAGCTTGCAATGATTGGTGGGGGGTAGCAGTAACGAAAAAATGA